One Fibrobacter succinogenes genomic window, GATGCAATCCATGATACCGTTCATGAGATGTGCAAGGACGAAGCTCGCCACGGAGGCGCATTCCAGGGCTTGCTCGGCCGTTACTTCAAGTAATTTGAGGTGTAGGGGCGGTTCTCTTCATGAGGGCCGCCTTTTTTTAGGGTGTTAAGGGAATTTTTAAGAGGGTGTGATTATGCAAGAAACGGCAAACATACTCAAAGATCATGGCATCAGGCCTTCGTTGCAGAGGGTCTGTGTCTATCGCTATTTGCGTGGCGTCAAGACGCACCCGACTGTCGATGAAATTTATTCGGCGCTTTTGCCGGAATACCCGTCGCTTTCACGCACGACAGTTTACAACACGCTTGAGCTGTTGATAACAAACGATTTGGCAATTTCGCTGGATTTTGGCGACGGCTTTTTGCGCTACGATGCAGATTGCACGCCGCATAGCCATTTCAAGTGCAAAGGTTGCGGTCGCGTTTACGATGTGTTCGTGGCACCGCCGGATTGTTCGCAAATGATTCCTGCGGGATTTACTTTGATGGGGACTTCGCTTTACATGTTCGGGCTTTGTGACAAGTGCTCGGGTAAAAATTAATCTTTCAACTTATCGAGCGCTTCGTTCGGTCCGATGAGGAATAGCACGTCGTCTTCTTGCAAGATGACGTCCGCAATGTTACCGATTTTAGGTGTGGGTTCTTGTGGATCGCGGATGGCAATAACTTGTACGCCGTACTTGTGCGTGAGTGACAGCGCTTTCAAAGTTTTTCCGATAAAAATCTTGGGGCAGACGAGTTCCACGATGGAGTAGCCTTCCATGAACGGGAGGAAGTCCACCATGTTCGGGCGGTTCAGGCGTTCGGCAAGGCTGATGGCGGCATCGCGTTCCGGGTGGAAAATATCCGTGACGCCGAGCTTTTCCAAAATGCTTGTGTGCGCGGCACTGCTCGACTTGGCGATAATGTGCTTGACTCCGAGTTCCTTCAGGTTGAGGATGGTGAGGAGCGAGGCTTCGAGATCCTGGCCAATGCAGACGATAACGCTATCGGCCTTGGTCAGCGACGGGATGGAGGCAAGCTGCTTTTTGCGCGTGCTGTCTGCAACAACGGCTTGCGAGACCATGCTAGAAATGTCCTGGATTTTTTCGGGATGCGAGTCGATGACCATGACGTCATGACCGAGCGAGGTCAAATGACGCGCAAGGTAGTTTGCCGAATTTCCAAGACCGATAATAACGAATTGTCTAGAAGCCATGGGTAAAATATAGAACTTAGTATTTAGAACTTAGAACTTAGTGTTTAGAAATTAGAGTGAAAAAAAACGGATTTGATGTGCTTTATCTAAGTTCTGCCGACTAAGTTCTGCCAACTGCGCCCGATAGGGCGCGCTAGCCCACCATTACGTCTTCTTCGGCGTAATAGGCCGTGTCCTGGAGCTTGGCGGCGACTGCGGAGATTAGGAACAAGGGGCCCATGCGGCCGATGAACATCACGCCGCAGATGACGATTTTTCCGACGAGGGAGAGTTCTCCGGTAAGTCCCATCGATAGTCCGCATGTGGCATAGGCGCTCACGACTTCGAAGAGGATTTCGAGGAATGGCCCGCTGTCGGCGGAAAATCTTGTGCCGGACGGGATTTCCGTGCAGAGGAGGATGAGCGTTGCTGTTCCGATGACCACGATGGCGACGACGAAAATTCGAATGGCCTTGTCGATGGTGTTGTTCGGGATGGTGCGTCCCATGACCTGGGTCTTTTC contains:
- a CDS encoding Fur family transcriptional regulator, with translation MQETANILKDHGIRPSLQRVCVYRYLRGVKTHPTVDEIYSALLPEYPSLSRTTVYNTLELLITNDLAISLDFGDGFLRYDADCTPHSHFKCKGCGRVYDVFVAPPDCSQMIPAGFTLMGTSLYMFGLCDKCSGKN
- a CDS encoding TrkA family potassium uptake protein is translated as MASRQFVIIGLGNSANYLARHLTSLGHDVMVIDSHPEKIQDISSMVSQAVVADSTRKKQLASIPSLTKADSVIVCIGQDLEASLLTILNLKELGVKHIIAKSSSAAHTSILEKLGVTDIFHPERDAAISLAERLNRPNMVDFLPFMEGYSIVELVCPKIFIGKTLKALSLTHKYGVQVIAIRDPQEPTPKIGNIADVILQEDDVLFLIGPNEALDKLKD